The DNA window TATATTTCTTTTAACACCTACAAGTATATTTTCTCTTACTTCATCAAAAATAGCCTGTCTTTCATCTTCTATATCCTTTAAATAAATGATGTGAAAGCCTTCTTGTACAGGAATAGCTTTTTTTATTATTACATTTTTTTTATTTTCATTTAAAATTTCTTCTGCTATTGCTGGATGAATTTCTGTTATAAATAAAAATTCATCAGAAACATCTTTAGCCTCTTCAGCCTTTTCATCATTTTTTTCTTTAAACTTATTAAAATTTTCAGTATTTATATCTTTCAAAATTTCTTCTGCCTTTTCTAAATCTCTCACAAATATAGTATCAATTTTTACTTTTTTAGGAAATTTATATAAGGATTGATTTTCTTCATATATTTTTTTTAATACATCCTCCTCTATATTTGTATTTTCAACAATTTTAGCTGCTTCTCTCTCTAAATAATATCTTATAAAAAGACTTTCAGA is part of the Fusobacterium nucleatum genome and encodes:
- a CDS encoding peptidyl-prolyl cis-trans isomerase — its product is MEEDKILHGILLKKAKEAQYTNFEIEQINLQSESLFIRYYLEREAAKIVENTNIEEDVLKKIYEENQSLYKFPKKVKIDTIFVRDLEKAEEILKDINTENFNKFKEKNDEKAEEAKDVSDEFLFITEIHPAIAEEILNENKKNVIIKKAIPVQEGFHIIYLKDIEDERQAIFDEVRENILVGVKRNIFGQVYNQLIEDIANERVTLQEEVKAGKSSNEDNKKSE